CACCCTTTTCACCTGACGTTGAGTGATTCACCCAAAGATCAAAGAGAAATTTTTCCTTCTGTAATTTGGGCTCGCTGTGCGCATGCAATCATCTGAAACACTATTAGTTAGTTTTGATTGGCACTCTTTTCCCTCCGGAAATTCTGAAAAATTTTTACAAGTAGCACCGAATTTTTTACACGTGGCACGGGATTCGCCTTTTAATGAGAATGCCAAACGTCACGTAAATGGTTCAGTCATAGAAAGTTCTTCAAAATTATGAAACCCGAAGATGATGTGCAGTATTTTGAATTTTTGAAGCATTCAAAAATCTCCCGGCTAACAGTCGCTGTGATCCTGACAATTTTTGGTCTGGGAATTGCAAGTATACTTTTTACTCAGCCACAATCCACCCAAGAAATTGCATCACTCAAGGCTGAAGATTTTTTTGCCCAACAATCTGCATCTCAAAGGGTGTCGCCGGTGAAGACGCTGGTCTCCCATAAAGCCAATGATGCCGAGTATTTGCGATTCTTATCAATCTCGGGAGTCAGTCTCAAACGGGACGTGAACACAGTTTCTGAGGGAAACAGGGAGGAGAGAACCCAAAATAACTGACGGTGAGGAAGAACCAGAGCCAGAGTGAGGAGACGATCACCGGTGGTTCTTTCAAGATCAGACCAAAAAGCATCTGTCAGGTAGGGTAGACCCTACAATCCCTCAACCAATATGGCGCTCGTCACGGTCGGCATCGTAGTGTCGGCCTGGTTGCGATCCTGGCCGTGACGCGCGACCTTATATCCTTACCTTTTACTATCCCTCCATTTCATCCGCCATTTGCCCAAAGCTATCCCCTCGCCTCTATCCCTGATTTTTTCCTTTCTTTTTCGAGATTGGCCACGAAATTGCAGCTTCTGATATTTTGGTCCAGCTCAGTCCTGTCCCGTTTGAATCCGGGCGGTACTACCTGTGCTGGGCTGGTAAACTGTATTTGGACTCTGATTTTCCGCAATTCACATCCAGACATCGAAGTCAGTTGGGATCAACTATAGAGAAAAAAGTTTGCTATCTACATGGTTCACAGGTGTTTAACTTTCTCTGCACCCAGAAATCACTCAGTATGGCTGGTTCCTTTGCCTTTGATCACTTCCCCAGTTGAGCAATTGATATGAGCTTTCCGGGTAAATTTGCTAAGCTTTCGACTGCGGCCTCATCGCACTCCCCGATTTTTTTGCGAGTGGTCCGGCTTATTTATTCGAAAGAGGTCAGAATTCTGATGGAAAGCGTCTGGCAGGATATCCGGTTTTGTGTTCGGATGTTATTAAAGAGCCCGATATTTACCGTGGTTGTCGTGTTAACTCTGGCTTTTGGAATTGGGGCCAATTCCGCAATTTTTACCGTTATCAATGCTGTTCTGCTCCAACCGCTGCCCTTTGAGAAACCTGCGGAGTTGATGTTTGTCCATGATAAGACTCCAGCGTTTCAAATGACTTCGATTACCTATTTGAATTATCTGGACTGGCGCAATCAAACTCAGACCTTTGAAGGGCTGGCCGCTTCTCGTCTGGCCACGGTCACTTTATCAGGTATGGGTGAACCCGAACGGATCGGTGTTCGTCTGGCCACGGCAAATTTCTTTCAATTGTTGCGAGTAAAGCCTTTGTTGGGCCGGTTGTATCGCCCGGATGAAGACAAGCCTGGTGCAGCACCTGTGATTGTTTTGACCTATCAAAGCTGGAAAAATCGCTTTGCCGGGGCGATGGATATACTGGGAAAAACAATCACTCTGAATTCTGAAATCTACACCATCATTGGGGTCTTACCTCAGGAATTTCAATATTTTCAGTCGGTTGACGGATGTATTCCGCTTCACCCTTGGGCGGCAACTCTCCCTGATGATCGAAGCTGGCGGCCTAATCTGTACGCTTTGGGACGACTCAAACCTGGAACAACGATTCAGGAAGTTCAGGCTGAATTCGATGTGATTTCACGCCAGTTGGAAGAAAAGTACCCTGAAACCAATAAGGGCTCCCAGGCCCTGGTGGTGCCGTTGACGGAAATGGTGGTTCGTGGGGTTCGACCGTCGCTGCTGATTATGCTTGCCGCCGTGGCATTGGTGCTGCTGATTGCCTGTGCGAATGTAGCCAACCTGTTTTTGGCCAGGGCTTCGTCAAGATCCAAGGAAATTGCGATTCGGTCCGCCTGTGGTGCCAGTCGGGGTCGAATCATCCGACAACTGGTGACCGAAAGCCTGCTGCTGGGCCTGGTCGGAGGTGGAGTTGGTTTGTTAGTGGCCCATTGGGGAGTTGAATTTTTGGTGAAGTTTGCCCTTCCAAGTCTGCCTCGGGCTGCCGGAGTGCGCATTGACCTTCAGGTACTTGGGTTTACGCTATTACTCTCAATTGGGACGGGTTTGCTGTTTGGTCTGGTACCCGCGTTTCAAGTGGCAAGAATTGATTTGCGTGAATCCCTCAATGACGAGGCAAAAGGTTCAACCGCCAGTGCCCAACAACAACGCCTGCGGAGTTTACTGGTCATTTCAGAAGTTTCTCTGGCACTGGTGTTATTGATTGGGACAGGTCTGATGATTAAGAGCTTTTTCCGATTGCAGCAGGTCGCCCCCGGATTTCCGACAACCAACTTATTGATTGTTGATGCTCCAATGACGGAGAAAGTGTATGCCCGACCTGAACAGCGCCTGGCCGTGGCTGATCAAATTCTCGAGCGCCTGACGGCTCTTCCGGATGTAAAAAGTGTCAGTTTAACAACCCATCCGCCGCTCAGCGGGAGTGGTCTTATGTTCCATTTCAATATTGAGGGGAGACCTCCGAAAGATACAACTGAATACACCATGGCGGCATATCGGTCCATCACTCCAAATTTTTTTGAAACCATGGGGATGCCGATATTACAGGGGAAGGTCTTTTCCGACCTGGATTCGATTGAGCGCCCACGGGTCGTGATCCTCAATGCGACAATGGCTCGCACCTATTTTCCCAATGACAACCCGCTTGGAAAACGAATTCAGCTCGGTGCCTATCCAGACCCCAAAGAACCGTGGATGGAAGTTATTGGAATTGTTGGGGATATCAGGCAATACCTTGAAGAGCCTGTTATGCCGGAATTTTATGTTCCCTATGCCCAGGATCCAATGCCCACGATTTCAATCATTGCCCGAACCCGGACGGAGCCGACCAAACTCATTCCTCAAATCCGGAGTTTTCTCCGTGAGGTTGATCGAACCCTGCCCATGGCCAAACCCAGGACAATGGATGAAATAATTCAATGGGCAGTCGTGCAACCCCGGAACCGGACTATTTTGATCAGTATTTTTGCGGGCGTGGCGCTCTTGTTGTCAGCAATTGGGGTGTATGGGGTGATGGCGTATTCAGTGAGCCAGCGGATTTATGAAATTGGAATCCGGGTGGCACTCGGAGCCCAGGAGCGGGATATTTTTGCTTTGATTTTAGGACAGGCGATGAGTCTGGCCTTTATTGGGATTGGGTTTGGGTTGGCAAGTTCGCTGGCATTAACTCAGTTTTTACGGTCGTTTCTGTTTAACGTAACCAGCACCGACCCAGCCACATTTGTTGCAACCTCAATTTTACTTTTTTCCGTGGCGATCCTGGCTTCATTTTTGCCAGCGAGAAAAGCAGCCAAAACTGAACCGATGGTGGCGATCCGCTTTGATGCTCTTGATTCGTGACCAGGACTGAAAGACCAGGGCTTGGGGCTGAAGAAGGCGGGCTGAAGACTCGCAAGCTCGGGGCAATCGAAGGGATGAGGGATGAGGGATGAAGGATGAGGGATGAAATAAAACCAATTCTTCAACCCAATGTCTTCAACCCAATGTCTTCAGCCCGACGTCTTCAGCCCCGAGTCTTCGAGTCTTCAGCCCCGAGCCCGCTTTATTTTCTCACATCGTCACGCAGGTACCACGTTTCAAAAATCGTCCATCCCCAGGCTTGCCTTTATATTCCCCATTCTCAATAACGACCTGTCCCCGTGAGAGAACGATATCAACCGCCCCTTTGAGGGTGACACCTTCATAGGCGCTGTAATCCACATTCATATGGTGGGTGGCCGCACTGATGGTTTGGCTCTTTTCCGGGTCAAAAATCACAATATCCGCATCTGAACCCACCGCAATGGTCCCTTTTTGTGGAAACAGTCCAAACATCTTGGCGGCGGCAGTTGATGTGAGTTCAACAAATCGGTTGAGGCTGATACGATTTTCAGCCACTCCGCCGTTGTAAATCAGAGACATCCGATGTTCGACGCCGGGGGCCCCATTTGGGATTTTGGTAAAATCATGCAGGCCAAGTTCTTTTTGTTCTTTCATGCAAAATGGACAGTGATCAGTTGAAATCACCTGCAGGTCATCCATTTTCAACCCTTTCCATAATTCAGTCTGATTCCATTTCTCCCGAAGTGGTGGGGTCATGACATATTTGGCCCCATCAAAGCCTGGCTCATCATAATTATCAAGCGACAGGAACAGGTATTGTGGGCAAGTTTCAGCGAAAGCCAAAATGCCCCGGTCACGGGCTTCCCGGACCTGGTTCAGGGCATCGGCACACGATAAATGGACAATGTAGACCGGGGATTCAGCCATTTCAGCAATGGCAATTGCCCGGTGAACACCCTCAGCTTCAGCCCGTGTGGGACGGGTGAGCGCGTGGTATTTTGGTGCTGTGCGCCCATCAGCCAGGGCTCGCTTGATGATCTCGTTGATAACCACACCATTTTCAGCGTGCATGCAAATCAAACCGCCACGTTCTCCGGCGGCTGTCATAGCCCGATAAATGGTGGCGTCGTCCACCAAAAAGACTCCCGGATAGGCCATAAAAAGCTTAAAGCTAGTCACCCCTTCATCCATAATCCGGTGCAATTCTGGGATTCGATGATCTTCGAGGTCAGTGCAAATCAGGTGAAAGGCATAATCAATGGCAGTCTTCCCTTCGGCTTTGGCATGCCAGGTATCCAGGGCTTCCGTCAGGGATTGACCTTTGTACTGCACCGCAAAGTCAATGATGGTGGTTGTTCCACCAAAGGCAGCCGCCATTGTGCCGGTTCGAAAATCATCAGACGAAGATGTCCCACCAAACGGGAGTTCCATATGCGTATGGGGGTCAATTCCGCCCGGAATCACCAGTTTGCCACTGGCGTCAATGACACAATCTGCCTCCAAATCGAGTGAAGCACCAATAATGGAAATTTTTCCATTTTCAATCAGGATGTCGGCTCTGTAATCGTCAACTGCCGTTACAACGCGACCGTTTTGAATCAATGTTTTCATGGGAGCTCTCCGTGAAATTATGGATGTGTTTAGGGTTACCGCACCTGTGGGAAGAAAAAACAATGGCTGGAATCACGTCCCCGGTTGTCGGATGAAGGAAGGACCAATTCTGGAAAGGATCTTTTGTAAATGGAAAGGATATGTTAGCGTCCTGGTATTCTACTCATTTGAACCACTTTCTGCATCAATCAAATCAACATTCAGTTCTGTTGGTGTCGGTTTGGCGAGGCAACCCATCCATAGAAGTATTGCGCTCATCGTCTTTTCAATCCAAACCCATCCCGTTCATTTTTCAAAGCTCGCAAGATGAGGAGACCACCCATGATTCCACTTCTGAAATTCCACAAACCTTTGTATCAAATTCTGTTTATTTTGCTTTTCAGTTCTGCCCTGCAACCAACACCGGCATATGCTGGTGTTGGAACATTTAGCGAATCCCACTCCTTGATTTCCCCTGTTTTGCAACAAAATCAGGACCGCCTGACGGTCGAAGAAAAACGAGCGTATGACAAAGGATATGGCCTTGGCCGGGATGACTATCGAGTCAATCGGAACCCGGATTACCAGCGTCACCGGCGTGAATTTACACCCCGGTATGAAACCATTTTTAGCGAAGGATATTCCGACGGGTACGAAGCTCAACGAGATAAGGAAAGCGGATATACCAACTCACAAGGCGATGCGTATGAAAATGGATTTAAACGAGGGAAGCAGGATTACCGCGTAAACAACAAATCCGATTATCGTCG
This genomic window from Acidobacteriota bacterium contains:
- a CDS encoding ABC transporter permease, which translates into the protein MSFPGKFAKLSTAASSHSPIFLRVVRLIYSKEVRILMESVWQDIRFCVRMLLKSPIFTVVVVLTLAFGIGANSAIFTVINAVLLQPLPFEKPAELMFVHDKTPAFQMTSITYLNYLDWRNQTQTFEGLAASRLATVTLSGMGEPERIGVRLATANFFQLLRVKPLLGRLYRPDEDKPGAAPVIVLTYQSWKNRFAGAMDILGKTITLNSEIYTIIGVLPQEFQYFQSVDGCIPLHPWAATLPDDRSWRPNLYALGRLKPGTTIQEVQAEFDVISRQLEEKYPETNKGSQALVVPLTEMVVRGVRPSLLIMLAAVALVLLIACANVANLFLARASSRSKEIAIRSACGASRGRIIRQLVTESLLLGLVGGGVGLLVAHWGVEFLVKFALPSLPRAAGVRIDLQVLGFTLLLSIGTGLLFGLVPAFQVARIDLRESLNDEAKGSTASAQQQRLRSLLVISEVSLALVLLIGTGLMIKSFFRLQQVAPGFPTTNLLIVDAPMTEKVYARPEQRLAVADQILERLTALPDVKSVSLTTHPPLSGSGLMFHFNIEGRPPKDTTEYTMAAYRSITPNFFETMGMPILQGKVFSDLDSIERPRVVILNATMARTYFPNDNPLGKRIQLGAYPDPKEPWMEVIGIVGDIRQYLEEPVMPEFYVPYAQDPMPTISIIARTRTEPTKLIPQIRSFLREVDRTLPMAKPRTMDEIIQWAVVQPRNRTILISIFAGVALLLSAIGVYGVMAYSVSQRIYEIGIRVALGAQERDIFALILGQAMSLAFIGIGFGLASSLALTQFLRSFLFNVTSTDPATFVATSILLFSVAILASFLPARKAAKTEPMVAIRFDALDS
- the hydA gene encoding dihydropyrimidinase — protein: MKTLIQNGRVVTAVDDYRADILIENGKISIIGASLDLEADCVIDASGKLVIPGGIDPHTHMELPFGGTSSSDDFRTGTMAAAFGGTTTIIDFAVQYKGQSLTEALDTWHAKAEGKTAIDYAFHLICTDLEDHRIPELHRIMDEGVTSFKLFMAYPGVFLVDDATIYRAMTAAGERGGLICMHAENGVVINEIIKRALADGRTAPKYHALTRPTRAEAEGVHRAIAIAEMAESPVYIVHLSCADALNQVREARDRGILAFAETCPQYLFLSLDNYDEPGFDGAKYVMTPPLREKWNQTELWKGLKMDDLQVISTDHCPFCMKEQKELGLHDFTKIPNGAPGVEHRMSLIYNGGVAENRISLNRFVELTSTAAAKMFGLFPQKGTIAVGSDADIVIFDPEKSQTISAATHHMNVDYSAYEGVTLKGAVDIVLSRGQVVIENGEYKGKPGDGRFLKRGTCVTM